The Enoplosus armatus isolate fEnoArm2 chromosome 5, fEnoArm2.hap1, whole genome shotgun sequence genome contains the following window.
CAGCGGCGCTTAAACCCGCCCCACGTCAAATAAACAattgtgattggcccgacctgaatcaggctggatggaaatctgtctcaGGATGAACCCTTTCAGTTTTAGGAAACTGGGACACCTTCGAACCGTTACATTTCAGCTTCACTACTGGCTGTAAGAGCAgtaaaacaacatgttgtttgTTCCATCTTTAACACTCTTTTGCGGGTTATAATGGAGACTACCTTCTCTAGGGGTCACCAGCTGCTTTACTGCTTCACACGTTTTTCAGTTTTGTAATTAGAAAAACTGAGAATTAGACGGCTGCTTTCACATCTCGCAGTGTGAAGTATTAGTCACAGTTACCACTCATggcatatttgttttgttgttagcTTCCGTATGTGTTAACAGAGCACTTCTGGGGGCCCTTTGGTCCTTGAGATTTGAGAATTTGCGTCTTATGATCTGTCTGTGATGGGCTTCCCTCGTCAAGACTCTTCCCATCATACTGGTTCTGTTTGAGCGCTGACGCTGTGGAGCAACCAACCTAGTTGCTTGTCTATGCTTAGCAGCCAGCACGGGGAACTGCTGGGTGTACAGATGGTCTGTGTACTGcagttctggagttataagtctctgacattttgttttggtttgtctgTCTAAATGTGGGTTCAGGTTATAGCCCTGAATGACAGCTGCTCCATACTGAAACGGCTTCAACCCAGCGTCTTTTATCTGGGACGGGTCGACTGCCCCGCCATCTTTCAGGCAGGTGTTCGCTAGCTTGGCTTGTAGAGCCCTTAACTGAGATACTTCCCTCTTCATCTGCTCTTTCCCAACCAGCCTATCCACTTTGTGCCAGAAGGTGGAGTTAAAGTGCAGGTAGATCCTCCAGTCCAAAGCATTCCACCTCTTGATTTTCTCTGCAGTGCTTGGTAAAAGGGGGTGACGAGTTTTTTCACTGCGGCTGTTGAGCTTAAAGGAGGCCACGTCTTCCAGGGACCAGCAGAGGGCATGCTTGAGTAAGATCATGGACTCAGCAAAGTATTCAGAAATAAGAACAAGGTGGAAGTCACGTTCAATGGTTGCAATAGCAATACTGACTCTATCCTCCAAGTCTTCGGCATCAGCTGCAACATTGTTGTCAAAGCCAAAGTCGAAAGCCAGGATATTGTGAGCATAGTGGTTGTTGGTCAGTGATGAGTTGTAGTTTCTCCAGCTGTTGTCCAGGAATTCATTCAGGCTGTGAGTCTTGTGGAAGGCTGGGATGCTCTTGTAGTACATATAGATGGACTCCATCATGGTCACCGGATGCCTCAGGATGGAAAAGTAGAAGGTATCTTCAGGCATCACTTTTGCCACCTGGGACATAACGTAGaaagtcatttattttagaGATGGCATGTTGAAACATTCAAGTTCTACTATCTACTTTACTACTGtcactgaaatacatttaaaaaaatgaaataaaattgtattttcaaaGGTAAGAGAACTTAGATCTAACGAATCTCGTAAATCATCTTTTGACAAACGTTGGGGCCCAATGTGGGAAAATGCTCTCGCATTTAAGACTCAGTTGGGCAACTAAGTGGAGTCCATAAAGTTGGACCAGCCGTGTCATTTTTAAGTTATATTGATACCATAGTACAGTTGAGGccatatatttaaatacaccTGGGATAAAGTCATTCACGTTCAAGGTTTCACAACAACCATACATGCATAATACGTTACATACATAatagcaaagaaagaaagacatttctTGTATTTACTAGAACATTTTTTAGTGGGCCATCGATAATAGTCACACGGCAGCTATTTGACGATTTACACCTGGCGTGAGCATCCTCTGTGGGTTATTATTGATGGCCGAGGGTgttcagttcagcctgcaggcGTTGAGTGTCAACCGAGGGTGTCTCTGCCGTGCTATATACACCCAGGTGTAAATAGCCACATTGGCTATTTCACCCCAGGCGCAAATAGCATTGTTGGCTATTGACACCTGGGTGCTAATGGCATCTGAAAAAGTTTAAATACACCAAGTTGACTATCTATTGAAACTGTATGGAAGATCCCAGAAATTGATGAAATTACTTTTGGGTGTCATAATTAGAAGCAAATTGGGAATGCACCTGTGTTTCAATGGAGAGTGCAGCGGTATTGAATGGCCTACCCTTAAGAGTTTTTACACTTGATACCATGGGAAAATGCAAGCAACTTAGCCAAGACCTCAAAAAAGGAATTGTGGCCCTCCACAAGTCTGGTTCCTCCTTAGGAGCAATCTCCACATGACTTGACACATGACATTGTTGCCACCTGCAGCTCAGTCAGACGAGACAAAGTGCCACAATGATCTGCTTTAGGTGTGGAGGACAAAGGGCAAGACCTTCCATCCAAATAATAATGGCAGCATTATGTTGTTGGGTTGTTTTGATGGAAATGGGACTGGTGAAGTCTAGAAGGAGGATTATCTGCAAGTACTGTAGCAGAAATTGGGTAATTGGGTCTTCCAGCAGGAGTATATTGCCAAAGTTGTGACAAAATGGCTCACAgacaacaaagtaaaagtattggAGTGGCCATCACAAAGCCCTCATCTGAATCCAATCGAGAATCCAGGCTTGTTTTAGTAAGGAGGCCCACAAACCTGACTGAGTTACACCAATTCTGTCAAAAGTATTGTGAGAAGCTTGTGGAAGGATACCCTAAACGTCTGATTCAAGTGAACCAATTAAAAGGCAACGTTAACAAATACTGACTAAACTTTTGACCCACATAAAATCTGTTCCAgtaaattaaagctgaaataaatgtcttttcttgGCTTGGCTTGAAATGATCTCGTATGGAAATAAAGTGACACCCTATTGACATGTTAACATTAAATATGTGGAGTAGTGAAAAATTTAGTTTCAATGTCTTTAGCCTAGGTGTATTTAAATACTATAAAAGTACCCTGCCCCAATTAGCAACCCACATTTGCAGGTCCGTATGGAGCTTTTTGGCCTTCACTGACCCTAAATGCCAGGAAATCACTACCCAAAAGGGGTTCCACATAGACATGTTGCCAGGACTATCTGTAATCTGGCTAATCAGGTTCCATCTGTATCTctacaatattattatttttttgtttgatattaaATACCATTATGAAATATAAGTCAAGATGAAACGATAGCACCATGTTTATAGGTGATCGCCGAGCCAGCATGTACACTGGGGTCCCACATGGGTAAGTGATGCATTGCCATTCAACTAAATGTGGGCCCATAAAAATGTAGTCCAGTTTTGTAGGTGGATACAAAAAAAGTCCAACTGTGTGGGCTCCAAATATAGCCCATCTTAGTCCCATTAGCAACCCAAATGTACAGGCCCATATGGGCTCGCGTGGAGCCTCACCCAGGTTTGCCCAAATGGGGCCCAAATGATAGCCCATTATTAAccaatgtgtgaaatgtgttattcCGGACCCACACAGTATACTCGGTTCCACCTCACCCACATTTGGCCCTTGCAAGTTGCCCATCACAGATGGAGTCGGCGTGGAAATGAAAACCGAGCTGAGTAAATTCACCTGCACAACTTGAATCGTTTTTCGGGGTTTAAGCTCACCTCCGATTTTCGAAACCTCATGTGGTTGCACATGATGTGGAACTCGCTCACACTTCTGCTGCTGACACCCTCCACAAAATGTGAAGCAAAGACGAATGGGTAAAACAACTGGCTGTGTTTGTTCAGGGGAAGGGCAAAGGTCAAGTTTCTGCTTTCACCATAGCGATACAGGATGTTTAAGATGGTGCTGCTTGCTGTCTTGTGTgtcttgaggaaaaaaatgtgggACTTTGGGTGGCAGGTTGCTTTAGTACGGACACTGTTGATGTGAGCCTTTAAAACCCTGGATGGAGTGGCAATATTGGCGAGCCTTTTGCCCGTGTCTGCAGTTAAACCCTTCTTAGTACTGTGGAGGACCAAAGAACCTGGAAGTCTAAGGCTCTGCTTGTTTCCGTGTTTTGGTAGAAGTAGCTCTCCAAGTGGATCTTCTGTCGCCTCCATCTGAAAAGTCGTAGCAAGGTCGGCGGTTTTATCCTCATGCCTTGACGGAATATGATCTGCTGGCTTTCCGTATCCCTCATTCTGCTGATGACGGTCTGcagttctttctctctgcacgTCTGCCAGCGGTGACTCAGAACGGAGGCCTTCCCAGCCATTTTGCAGAGTAGGAAACAGGTGCTGTTTGTTGACAGTGAATCCCAGATGCGGGAGTCCTGTCAGCTTGTCATTCCTGGAAGAAGTCAGAAACACAATCGTTATGATGTAATACAATGTACAGCACTGAAACGTTGTACAACGCAGCCTCACAGAGTGTTCCAGTAATGAGGGTTGGAGAAGTCAGTAAATCAGTAAATGTCTTCCGTTCGTgacacacaggtgcacacaaacacatgcaataCTTCCTGGGAATTGAGAGCAGACTTTGGCGAGAATTCCCAGGAAATATTGGGATCCCAATTCCCGGGCATGACACGACATGATATTCAcctccatttcattttctagGAATTTCAGTCAGCGAACATGTGGGATACATTATCATGTGATTGCATGATACGTATAGCAGTGATGTTTGGCGTCAGGGCTCTGACTCTGCCACTCCCCACAAGGAAAGGAGTGGAGAGCGACAATACTAACTAATTCTCCCCCTCCCACATTGTGGTTACGGTTCGCCCCGAGAACTTTACCTGGCCTGGCGGGCGACAAATGTCTGAATGGCAATGCAGACCACCAGCAGGACGAGTAATATCCACAGAGAGTGACGCCTGCTGCACAGCCCTCTCCTCACACACCTGCagggggcacacacacacacacacacacacacacacacacacacacacacactgttcaaagCCTTCCTGGTATCAATTCTTGTATGTCGCTTTGGATGAAAGCGCcagctaaataaatataatgtgtattcttcttaaattaaaaatatgacTTGATATAGTTAATGTTGTCctactaaaacatttttattttttatgaataaTTACTATAATTATCTTGTCCACCCGCAGTTATAATCCAGAAACGGAATTAGTTCAGGTGATTTCTTTAAGCACGGTGCAATGAACATCTCTCAACATTTCTTGCCTGAACTGGACCTCAAAATATTTTGGTATGAAAACCTTCGAATGGATGAGGAGAGTTTGACAGCGGCTGCAGATGTATCGTTACCATGTGTGGAGTCTTGGTTCAGAGTGGAGCTAAAATGACAGCATGATAGAACTGTAaccttttttttgccttttttttctcgcAGGTCTTCCAGGGACTCCCGTTGCGCCGCCTCTGAGGGAACCGATTATATATCAAACTATGATGGAATCCAGACAGACTCAGAAAACCGCAGTCTCTATTCCGTGTCTACCCAACAAGTCGTCTCTTGGTCACCACACTTGGAAGGTCTGCTTCGAATAcgcatttgtcatttgtttatttagatttgagtttcttctttatttcagtACCATTCAACCTTtagtgtatatacatatatattacatacattatgtgtatatatatgtattcagTGGAAGCTCGTGAATTAAAGTGATTCAGTTGCTTGCAgcgtttctgtatttgcagcattttttcTAAATGCTGCGTATGTGTCtacttgtgttttcttaagttgTAGTCTGTtgaaacacattcaaattggtgtgtgtggggggggggtgaagccACAGGTTTCCCCAGGCTACAGCAACATCTGGAGCCCTGCCCGCTCCTCCTCCAGGCCTCCCTCTGTAGCCCTCACAAACACGCATGAACTTTTAACCTCTGTGCGTAAGTGTAAGAGGCAGCCCCAGGTAGgcaactgtctttttttttttttcgagcATTCCAGGCAACCTGTCTGCCAGCAGTGGGGCTGGAGCTCAGTCAAACGCACAGCCAATGTGAGCGCAGATCAATGTGTCCCGCTCTACTCACTGTGGACTGACGCAGCTTTTAATCTGTCCCTGGACAGAGATACCGTCGCAGCCAGGTCACCCTGAGCAAAGAAATCGCATTTATGATCTAAACTAAACAACTGGGCTTCTAATATAAAGCCAGGGGGAGAATGTGAAACCGTCAACTGGATTTGGAGCAGTTACAGGGACACAAAGACATTCACATCAGTAGAGCCACACCGAATCTAAAATAGGAGACGATATTCAAATATACCTGCCTCAAGTAACAGCACAAGCAAATGAAGGCCGGTTGCTGTTAAAGGCCTGATGAAAAACACTGAGGGAGGGTGGAAATTGACTGTACAAGTGATTGATAGAAATGAGTCGAGACCTAACGCTCGCTCTCTCCGTCTCCAATGGACTGGGCAAACTCAATCTGCCCGAAGAAGACACAGTCAAAAGCTTTCAAACAGCTCCCAAATGGACTTAATGAGATCGTTCTGTCGGCGTACGAAAACATCGTTGATGCAAGAGACCAGAAACTCGACAGCGGCAGCTCTTATAATTCATCCTGTGAGGCAATCCATCCGGTAGTTGTCGAGATTATTTCGGGCCTAAAACCGAAAATGTCAGCCTCGTGGCGGTACGAGGCATAATATCAGTGGGCTACCTCAGAGGGGCTCATCCTCTGGGGGCCGTGCACTAAAGTTCACGGCAATAAGTTCAATAGCTGGAAAAAGGAAGGAGGCGTGAGATGAATGTTCTGCGTTTGGCATGTTGCGAAAGCAAACTTTCGGGGTCAAGCCAGTAGCCCTTGTCTGCCCTTGGACTTGGACTCAAGGCAGCAACACCGACCCACATCTACACGACCTGAGAATAATGTTACGCTTATCGGCTCCAACCAGCAGACTGTAATCTGATGCTGATAAGCTAACACTTCACACCGGCCGGAGCCTGATAGGATATCAGTGTCGACAACCAAGGAGACGCCgatttggcctttttttttttttccccgatTTGGGTGGTGCTGTTTACGTGACAGTTTCACGGCGGATTCGCGTGGTTTCAAGGCTTTTTCATTGATGTTCGACCAAGAAAGCTGAGAACACATCAGAGCATCTCAGCGGCCGCCTGGACTGACCGGGCCCATGCGCTCCACTCTCACACTAATTTAGTTCCACAGGAAAATTACCCTGATTCATTTAGTTGCGCTGGAATGTCTCTTGTCCGGGGGAGTaccacactttttaaaaaccaagAGAGTCGGGGTCAGTTTTCACACCGTAGCTCTCAGTCTGGGTTCATGTAGATCTTGACAGGTCCACAATTTTGGACCCAATCTGCATGAATACATGtttccagaaagaaaaaaaaacaaaaaaacaactgatcTGAAGTGGACTGGAGCTCAGTCAAACCCCAAACCCAGACCTGGATGATTCGACCagcctgacccccccccccccccccccccacacacacacacacacacacacagagagagaaaacaattttgaattgtttgtttgaatttgtaGGAATCTAACGACCAGGGGAACAACTTCCGCACGGTGGACACTTCCATCAGCTGCTGATCCAGGATCCGATCCCAACTCCTCCAAACAAGTGTTCCatccaacatgttttttttttttttttttaaagagttgGTGCTCGTTATACAGAGGTTCTCGGCGCGGACCGACAGCGGTCCCTCTGTGGACTCGGGCTGCGATCCGACAGCGTGGTCCACGGCGCGACATCTGACTCGGCGTCCGCGGCAAGCGGGTGCGGCAGAGCGGACAGAACGCGAGCGGGACTTACGAGGTCGCGGAGCTCAGAGGCTGGTCTCTCATCCATCTCCTCGGTGGGGACAGCATCTCCccggcaacaacaaaaaaaaaaaaaaaaccccggtAAACTCTCCCGCTCCGACGGTCTCCGCGGTCCCGGTCCTGTCTgccgccctccctctctccctctctccctccctctctctctctctctctcaggggaTGTCTAGCTCTCTCGACTCCTCCTGCTTGAACCGTCATCACTTCCACGTTCACAGAGACTATGAGagtatggagagagagagagagagagagagagagagaggctttaAGCTTTACTGACGGGACCATCACTGAACACAGCAGAAGCAAATTGTAagaaacagaaagcaaacaatGTAATTTGCATATTACAGCTGCACTTATGCACACAAACCTGCCGAAACTATATGGCCTACAGCCTCTGTGCATCATCTCTAGCCTACTATAGATATTAATAACGCGTGTGATGGTGATGTGAGAGAGCATGACAGAAGATGGCATAACCAAGAGGAGCTCAGTAGTAGTTTCACGcactgagcccccccccccccccaggctgtGACATGCTCTGACAGATTCTGCAGCTTCCATTTTACCCCAGAAGTTACTCATGGATTTTGTCTTGGTCTGAGTGTCTAATTTGAAACCTGGTTCCAGTGtcgtctcttcctctccctcttgttGTTGGGAGTCTTATATGACCAGCAGTCTCTCTCAGTGGCCAGGCTGCGGTCGCCCTGGTCTGGATTTGGTTAACGGGCTTCAGCTCACCCTGTGTTTTCTCGTCTTTTGTTTCGTTCTTGCGGACTTGAGAAACCGCGTCGGTCAAGGCCCAAGCGCTGTCCCAAACGCGAAGTGCGCGTTCAGACAGCCCGGGCGCCCAGAAGTGTTTCAGCTCATTTGAACAAGGAAGCTTTGGGAGTCGATGTACGTATGTGAAAACTTGGGGGTACAGACAAATAGccctttcccagcatgcatttcacATCAACCAGCAGGGACTGTAATAACGTATTAATAACGTAttattgtgtgttgtgtctcttGTCTACCTCCCCATCCTGCCCGTGAAAAGGTCTAGGCTATTTGATTGTTCTATATCACCACGCTATTGTTGGTATAAGTGGCTGATTTTGTGGTAGGCCAACCACTGCATGCGAATGCATGAATGGGCCAGATGTGCACCCCGGTGGAGAGCCTTCATTGGGCTATACAATATCGTCTACCACTGCATTCATAATGAACTGCAATAAGCTTGAGCTTCTGTGCTTTGATTGTCCGCTGTGAAACAACATGATACCCTCCACCATTATATAATACCTAGTTCTGACAGGTTGGTACAGTATAGGAACACAGGAGGAGAGGTCTATTTCCACTGAATTGAATCCAAGTTCCTCTCTAGGTTTCCATTCCTTGCCATGGCAACCTTTTTGATTTAGTAGTTTGTGTACTCTGAATCTGTACATGTGCatcactgggttttttttttagatcaacAACATAGGGAATCATTTGCTGTTGTATTTCAATTCTTATTATATagggggttttttttatctgctctgctgtcattgGATTTCTTACAGAAAGATTTTCAGCTGGGAGGTTTCTGTGCTGCATTAGATGGTCTGCCTGTGGGATAGGGTGGTCCATGCAAGAGCCGTACGACGACCAGCCGCCGGGACTCTACTACTAAATTAGAAATGTTGGTTATTATGTTAGCCTGTTGGCATTTAAGAGACTTTTAAGTGTCcttgccttcaaaataaaatgattgttGCAGTTAGCCCATAGACTGCAGAACCCTGGATGTATTTTTCAGTCTGTGGCACCCAGTGAATAAATCCTCTGCGTGATAGTCACTGTAAGCCATTTTGAAAATAGATGTGTCCCTGTAGGCTCCTTCTCCAGAAATAGCCTTTTATTTGGTGGTAGTGACTAATAACTGAATTTAGCTTCACTGAGTAGTCTGCTCAGCAGTCACGCATCTACAGACTTCCTCTACCCTGACCTCTTTTGCTTTCACCTGGGACACACGCAAATAGGCTATCACTGCATGATAACACTTCAAGTCGAATCCAGCGTACGAGAACAATCCACTTTGATTAAGAGCAGCGAAGGCAAAACTGCCAAAGCAGATACTCGGAAACTGTCACAGAATTCACTTTGAACCAGTAGTTGTTATAGAAACTGTCCACAGTGatgtctgtggattatccagttTAGTAGCAAAACTTTCAGTGCTGTGAGTGTTTTATTGTTGAGTGTTATTTTATAGTGGGTGTGTTGGATTCGACAGTTAAAGACTAGTCCGACTCAccagatgtaggctgttgggataagtcctGCTTAAAACCTGCAGAAAACAT
Protein-coding sequences here:
- the LOC139285366 gene encoding uncharacterized protein translates to MLSPPRRWMRDQPLSSATSCVRRGLCSRRHSLWILLVLLVVCIAIQTFVARQARNDKLTGLPHLGFTVNKQHLFPTLQNGWEGLRSESPLADVQRERTADRHQQNEGYGKPADHIPSRHEDKTADLATTFQMEATEDPLGELLLPKHGNKQSLRLPGSLVLHSTKKGLTADTGKRLANIATPSRVLKAHINSVRTKATCHPKSHIFFLKTHKTASSTILNILYRYGESRNLTFALPLNKHSQLFYPFVFASHFVEGVSSRSVSEFHIMCNHMRFRKSEVAKVMPEDTFYFSILRHPVTMMESIYMYYKSIPAFHKTHSLNEFLDNSWRNYNSSLTNNHYAHNILAFDFGFDNNVAADAEDLEDRVSIAIATIERDFHLVLISEYFAESMILLKHALCWSLEDVASFKLNSRSEKTRHPLLPSTAEKIKRWNALDWRIYLHFNSTFWHKVDRLVGKEQMKREVSQLRALQAKLANTCLKDGGAVDPSQIKDAGLKPFQYGAAVIQGYNLNPHLDRQTKTKCQRLITPELQYTDHLYTQQFPVLAAKHRQATSMPFQCPFKPEVTQRKFTPPLMTDFGRIFKENPQDSDADLSDDDPVEDPDYLPTPAEESGETSFESMDEEEVASTSSSLQPPSKKKRRKGENSLKTVSLDELQDTPDPSLPGAKKGRRRLWLREDIETSQVPDSSFNPPDPDNYFTSFDLVQNLHENLGIRCIGTVRSNRMGGATLKTDKELMKEGCGAFDYRSAEGLLAVKWFDNKCVSLLSSAAGITPLSSVKRWSKEANTKIAIPCPSLIPA